Sequence from the Paenibacillus tundrae genome:
ACAGGTTATTCAGTGATCCATCAATCGGGTTGCTAAGCAACTGGTTCAGCATCGTTGTACCGGAAGTCGCCTGATACAGATCTCCACTATTCAAAAAGGTAAATGTCAGTTCCCCGGCAGTCAGCCGGATCGATTCATTAGTCATCGTTGTCATCTTATCCACTCCTTGATGTAATATAAACTCAAATTCGAAACGTTTCGAATTGTCTGAAAAAGAATAGGGATTCCCTAAGGATCGAGCATGTTAAGCCTGATCCCGACGATGAACCCCTCTATTTTCTACACACACGTGAAACATGTTAGCCATATCTTGCTTATATATTCCAAAGCTATGCCACTATGAGCATCTATCGCCTATCCTTAAGCAGGCTGTGTAGGCTGTGTGTCAGTACCTGATTGAACAGAACGCACGGAACGTCGCACCACCATATCAATCGTTAGCGTATATGATGGATTCACCGCTTCACCGTTCAGCATCTGGAATAACAGATGTCCGGCAAGTGATCCTGCTTCATGCTTAGGCTGACGGATTGTCGTGAGCGGAGGATGAACGTATTCCGACAACTGGATATCATCGAAACCAACGACGGAAATGTCATTCGGAACAGATATGCCGCTTTCCTCGAATGCCTTCAAGCCACCAATCGCCATCTCATCATTACCATAAAAAACAGCCGATGGGAGCTCACCTTGCAGCATCATCATTTTGGTCGCACTATATCCACCTTCACGTACAAAGCTACCACTCAGCTTCCACTTCGAACGTTCCTCAAGCCCAGCCTCCTGCATGGCTCTAAGATATCCTTGATATCTTAAGGCATTGTCATACGAGTTGGACGGTCCGCTAATATAGGCGATTGTGCGATGCCCCTCCTGGATCAGATGACGCGTAGCGAGATATCCACCCTGTTCCCCGTCCACCAGAACATTTACCAGATGATCTCCTGAGAGGTGACGATCCATCACAATGATTGGAAAACGTGATCCGGCTGATTCTACCAAAATATCATCATGGATGTTATGTGCGAGTATAATCGCACCGTCTACTCTTTTTTCACGCAAAAATCGAACGGCTGTGGAATCACGCTCACCCATAGAGCTACATGCAATCAGATCATATCCGTTAGCGAGCGCTACATCTTGCACACTCCGAATTAGTTCCGAATAATACGGACCAGACAAGTCCGTCAAAATCAAAGCGATCGTATTCGTCCGGCTCCGCTTCAGGTCCATGGCAAAGCCATTTTTGCGGTAATTCAGTTCACGTGCTGCTTCAAGCACCTTACTTTTCGTTTTCGCACTCACCTTGCTATCCCCGTTTAACGCATAGGAAGCTGTCGAGAGCGCTACGCCTGCTAGCTTTGCCACATCCTTAATCGTCGCCATTCTACGTTCGCTCCTTCTACCTTGACCAAGTTTCTCTTATTAGCTACATTTTATACTGTAAATGGTTGTGACAACCACTATAACTAATATAATTCTATGAATGTGGGGTACTTTGGCACTCATAGGATATGCTTCAATACCAATTCGAAACGTTTCGATTACCCTCCGAAAAGATGCTATGTCCACGCTTCAAAAACCCTCACTACTAAGCTTACCAAGCTCTTCCTTACTATTCTATCAGTGTTATACTATACGTATAAATATCATTTCTTTTTCTTTTCCAAATAAATAAAACCATTAATTATGCTTATAAACAGCAGATTGAAACGTTTCGACATTTTCATTATAGTCTGAGTTGGTAGCGATTTCAACCTCTTTTTCCAATTTTAATTGAATTATATGATTCAACATGTTGGCGCCCACATCGCTTCGTTATAGGTTATACTGCTTATTAACTTAGACCGATGAGAAAGGAGATCATTGTTTATGCACTACTCGGAGCACGGCTTCCACAGCAAGACGCCACCAGCACCTGTTCCTCTGCATGAAATCTGTGCCATTCCCTCTGCCATGTACAAACTTCGGCACCTTGTGAAGATCCACGACCAAGAAGCGCTCTCTCGAACGGATCAGTTGTGGAGCGAGCTGCACACCATCTATATTGTGACTACTGGCCAAGCCAGACTAAGCACTGCAAACGAACAATTTACAGTAGATACAGGCTCAGTCATTGTACGGCGAGCAGGAACTATACTTCAACATGAGCGTAAACGTGGCTCAGTATCTCCGCTACAGGGCTTTGCTATCGCATTTGAACCAATAGAACAGGAAGTAGATACCTGGCCGTTTAAATCGGTAACGTCATTAACAAGCCATAGTATGACTGACTTCGTATATGATTTGGCTCAAGCCTGTATGTACCCTGAGGCTGACAATCCTTTTAAACTACATATGTTGTTCTATCAATTACTCGCTACATTAAAGGAACAAATTCTGCACGTTGCACAGGAGGAACATTCTTGGCTGGATCTTACGATTAAACGCATTCATGACATGTATACACACCCTCTCTCCCGCGAGCAATTGGCAAGAGAGTTCAATATCAGTCCAGAGCATTTCTCTCGAGAGTTCAAAAAAAGGACGGGACTTACGTTTGTCGAGTACATTACTCGACTGCGCATTCGGATTGCCCAAGAGCATCTTCTGCTCTCGAATCCTTCACTACAGGAGCTGGCAGAGCTGACAGGATATCGTGACACCTTTTATTTGAGCCGTAAATTCAAACAGGTCGTTGGTTCCGCCCCGACAATTTACCGGAAGATGCCGAAGAAAATTGTCTCACTTACATTTAATTATACTGCTTCGTTGATTGCACTAGGTCAGCTCCCCCACATAGGTGCTGTTGCTAGCTGGATGAGGGATCGCATTCAAGAACAAGGAATGGATCAATTTGAACAGCGGGGCGAGCATGAATTTATTCACAATCTGGATCTCATTGCAGACGCCCATCCAGATCTCATTGTCGGTTATGCACCACACGCCAACCTAGATAAGCTGCGGCAGATTGCGCCTACAGTCCTGCTGCCTTTCGAAGAACTTGACTGGCAAGAACAGTTGCTGAGACTTGGGCAAATAACCGGGCTCGAAACTAACGCCAGACAATGGCTAACCCATTACGATACACTTCAACGAGAAGCTAACCTTACGTTAGATCGTTGCCTTGGGACTGTACGTGGAACAGCCGTATGCATCTTCTGGATTGGGGAGAGCGGAGCCTATATCTACGGCCACGGCTGGGGAAGAGCCTCACATGTGCTGTATCAATCGCTTGGTTTCTCACCTCCTGCTCACATGAAAAGAGAAGGTCACTTACTGACGGGATATGCGCATGTCCCTTTATCCGAAGTTCATCTGTATGCGGCAGATTATATCTTCATGTCCTATCCCTCCGAACTAGCTCAGCGTGAAGTCGTCGATCACTTACTTCATCAGGAGCGCTGGAGCAATCTGGAGGCGATTCGGAACAATCGAGTCTACACCATCAGTGATGACATGTTCTATGGTTTCGATCCGATCTCTATGATCGAGCAACTGAAACACATCATGCACCAGTTAACATCACATTTGTCCATGGTTCGATGATCATAGCCGTCCATGTACAAATGAGAACTCTTCCTCTATCTTATTAATGAGAATAATAATCATTATTGATTATATACAGGGGGATATAGACTATGTTTGTCGTAAAAAACCGCTTTGCAGGACTATTCATCATGCTTGCCATGTTAATGGTGTTAGCTGCCTGTGGTAGCAGCACAGATACATCCAGCACCACGGAGCAAGCAGCAAGCGCTGGGGTAGAAGCAACGAATGGCTCCACTGAAACGAAAGCAGATACGTCATCCAATTCCGAGGATACTTCGAATGCTACACGCATATATGCTTCCGCAGCGGGTGATGTTGAAATTCCTGCTGAACCTCAACGGATTGTGACGGATATATACGTAAGTGATCTCCTTGCATTAGGGGTGAAGCCTGTGGGTGCCGTTAAATATTATCTGGAGAATCCTTATTACGCCGATCAGGTCGAAGGTATTGCAGATATCGGTGATCGCGGAACGGTATCACTCGAGAAGATTATTGCGCTTAATCCAGATCTGATTATCACTGCTTCTAAACAACCAGAAGAGGTTGAGAAATTTAAGAAGATCGCCACGACTGTCGTGATTACACATGGTACGTTCGCTGATGTACATGAAGAGCTTCGTGGATTCGGTGAGCTACTGGACAGAGCAGATGAAGCCGAAGCTTGGCTGAAAACATACGATGAACGTATTAC
This genomic interval carries:
- a CDS encoding ABC transporter substrate-binding protein; this translates as MFVVKNRFAGLFIMLAMLMVLAACGSSTDTSSTTEQAASAGVEATNGSTETKADTSSNSEDTSNATRIYASAAGDVEIPAEPQRIVTDIYVSDLLALGVKPVGAVKYYLENPYYADQVEGIADIGDRGTVSLEKIIALNPDLIITASKQPEEVEKFKKIATTVVITHGTFADVHEELRGFGELLDRADEAEAWLKTYDERITAARDKVKQVIKPEETFSILEATDKGYYGYGDNFGRGGQAIYRALELAPLEITRQELMGDTQWKEISREVIGDYAGDHILLTVDESNTGYEGDAIWESLPAVKNNQVYELQEDRYWYFDPIAIQGQAEEFAVMIVERAEQNRK
- a CDS encoding AraC family transcriptional regulator, which translates into the protein MHYSEHGFHSKTPPAPVPLHEICAIPSAMYKLRHLVKIHDQEALSRTDQLWSELHTIYIVTTGQARLSTANEQFTVDTGSVIVRRAGTILQHERKRGSVSPLQGFAIAFEPIEQEVDTWPFKSVTSLTSHSMTDFVYDLAQACMYPEADNPFKLHMLFYQLLATLKEQILHVAQEEHSWLDLTIKRIHDMYTHPLSREQLAREFNISPEHFSREFKKRTGLTFVEYITRLRIRIAQEHLLLSNPSLQELAELTGYRDTFYLSRKFKQVVGSAPTIYRKMPKKIVSLTFNYTASLIALGQLPHIGAVASWMRDRIQEQGMDQFEQRGEHEFIHNLDLIADAHPDLIVGYAPHANLDKLRQIAPTVLLPFEELDWQEQLLRLGQITGLETNARQWLTHYDTLQREANLTLDRCLGTVRGTAVCIFWIGESGAYIYGHGWGRASHVLYQSLGFSPPAHMKREGHLLTGYAHVPLSEVHLYAADYIFMSYPSELAQREVVDHLLHQERWSNLEAIRNNRVYTISDDMFYGFDPISMIEQLKHIMHQLTSHLSMVR
- a CDS encoding LacI family DNA-binding transcriptional regulator, yielding MATIKDVAKLAGVALSTASYALNGDSKVSAKTKSKVLEAARELNYRKNGFAMDLKRSRTNTIALILTDLSGPYYSELIRSVQDVALANGYDLIACSSMGERDSTAVRFLREKRVDGAIILAHNIHDDILVESAGSRFPIIVMDRHLSGDHLVNVLVDGEQGGYLATRHLIQEGHRTIAYISGPSNSYDNALRYQGYLRAMQEAGLEERSKWKLSGSFVREGGYSATKMMMLQGELPSAVFYGNDEMAIGGLKAFEESGISVPNDISVVGFDDIQLSEYVHPPLTTIRQPKHEAGSLAGHLLFQMLNGEAVNPSYTLTIDMVVRRSVRSVQSGTDTQPTQPA